One part of the Tunicatimonas pelagia genome encodes these proteins:
- a CDS encoding metallophosphoesterase: MQFNPQKMVGWYQVKQLVFTGLKALLSYIFGNYSDRREVQAALSGSDRFDLSQTDELWFDYVSDVGDGFNSTYSVAKLLGQEQLVFGNETTQRGNVLIMGGDQVYPTPEMHEYENRLKGPYQSALPRNDQQPSPALFAIPGNHDWYDGLTNFLKVFCQERHIGQWQTFQKRSYWAIQLPHRYWIWGIDIQLNSDIDQPQKNYFADIVDRYMQAGDRVILCTAEPSWVFKDRYREEDSYERLRFFEQRFILDNQLELVATLSGDLHHYARYAKMENGEQTVQRITAGGGGAFLHPTHNLNEHLRKVEDEDLDLQAVFPDKETSRKLGFKNILFPYLNPSFSFFLGAYYLLLTWVLETDASRGAASLLEQLSEISGLWLAFDAFFHVLIRSPLAFILGTLLVASFTWFADENAGKSKYTWMIGFLHGGLHLVVCSLLIWGFATINLHYLNLEVISVVQVVLFAAEMVVIGSICAGILVGLYLMLSNLVLGIHDNESFSALHEEDYKNFLRFHLTPTQLTLYPIGIKQVNKHWERKSKFAFSGKLPKAHLIEQPIVVKMTAAEQSEQEVSV, from the coding sequence ATGCAATTTAACCCTCAGAAAATGGTGGGTTGGTACCAAGTTAAACAATTGGTATTTACCGGCTTGAAAGCTCTGCTTTCGTATATTTTTGGCAATTACTCAGATCGGCGTGAAGTGCAGGCTGCCTTGAGTGGTTCGGATCGTTTTGATCTCAGCCAGACCGATGAATTGTGGTTTGATTATGTATCGGACGTAGGAGATGGCTTTAATTCTACGTACTCGGTAGCTAAACTATTAGGTCAGGAACAGTTGGTTTTTGGTAATGAAACTACCCAGCGGGGTAATGTCTTGATCATGGGGGGCGACCAAGTGTACCCAACCCCCGAAATGCACGAGTACGAAAACCGTTTGAAGGGGCCGTATCAATCCGCACTTCCCCGCAACGACCAACAGCCATCGCCCGCACTGTTTGCCATTCCGGGTAATCACGATTGGTACGATGGGCTTACAAACTTTCTAAAGGTATTCTGCCAGGAGCGCCATATCGGGCAGTGGCAGACGTTTCAGAAGCGAAGCTACTGGGCTATTCAACTGCCGCACCGCTACTGGATTTGGGGTATCGATATTCAGCTAAATTCAGATATTGACCAACCGCAAAAAAACTATTTTGCCGATATTGTTGATCGCTACATGCAAGCGGGCGATAGGGTAATTCTTTGTACCGCTGAACCTAGCTGGGTGTTCAAAGATCGCTACCGTGAGGAAGATTCTTACGAGCGATTACGTTTTTTTGAGCAACGGTTTATTCTGGATAATCAACTGGAACTAGTAGCTACACTCTCGGGCGATCTGCATCATTACGCGCGTTATGCTAAAATGGAAAATGGCGAGCAGACCGTGCAGCGAATTACCGCCGGCGGGGGTGGAGCCTTTTTACACCCTACCCATAACCTCAACGAGCACCTCCGAAAAGTAGAAGATGAAGATTTGGATTTACAAGCGGTGTTTCCTGATAAAGAAACTTCGCGAAAGCTAGGCTTTAAGAACATACTGTTTCCTTACCTAAACCCAAGTTTCTCCTTCTTTCTGGGTGCATACTACTTGTTGCTTACTTGGGTGTTAGAAACTGATGCCAGTCGAGGAGCGGCGTCGCTACTAGAGCAGTTGAGTGAGATTAGTGGGCTATGGCTAGCTTTTGACGCATTTTTTCACGTGCTGATTCGGAGTCCACTTGCCTTTATTTTAGGAACGTTGCTGGTAGCTAGTTTTACTTGGTTTGCCGACGAAAATGCCGGAAAATCTAAGTACACCTGGATGATAGGGTTTTTGCACGGTGGGCTGCATTTGGTGGTGTGTAGTTTGCTAATTTGGGGTTTTGCCACCATTAATCTGCACTACCTAAACTTGGAGGTAATTAGTGTTGTGCAGGTAGTTTTGTTTGCCGCTGAAATGGTAGTTATTGGCAGTATTTGCGCTGGAATTTTGGTTGGTTTGTACTTAATGCTGAGTAACTTGGTGCTGGGTATTCACGATAATGAATCATTTTCGGCACTGCACGAAGAAGATTACAAAAACTTTCTTCGCTTTCACCTGACACCAACGCAGCTCACGTTGTATCCCATTGGCATAAAACAAGTGAACAAACACTGGGAAAGAAAAAGTAAGTTTGCTTTTAGCGGTAAACTTCCCAAAGCCCACCTGATTGAGCAACCCATTGTTGTAAAGATGACTGCCGCTGAGCAATCGGAACAGGAAGTTTCGGTATGA
- a CDS encoding type III pantothenate kinase, whose product MNLAIDIGNTHMKAGWFDHHQLIELQSKTDIAELSARMHQHPPDRIIVSSVSAHAQQLNKIVPASSRLVVLDGTTPLPFQNSYHTPTTLGTDRIAAVAGAQAQFPDRNLLIIDAGTCVTYDLLTDKGCYLGGNISPGLRMRWQAMHTFTARLPLVSVASPEASKKLAFIGKTTEEGLKSGGLVGMAAEIDQIIRRYADKFAALQVVACGGDIKYLQPWLFSDHIYIPELVLIGLNSIVQYEG is encoded by the coding sequence ATGAACTTAGCTATTGATATTGGCAATACCCATATGAAGGCCGGCTGGTTTGACCACCACCAATTAATCGAGCTACAATCCAAAACTGATATAGCAGAATTATCGGCCCGAATGCATCAGCATCCACCGGATCGGATCATTGTATCTTCCGTATCTGCCCACGCCCAGCAGCTCAACAAAATTGTGCCCGCTAGTTCTCGCTTGGTTGTGCTCGATGGCACTACTCCCCTGCCCTTTCAGAATAGTTACCATACTCCTACTACGTTGGGCACCGACCGTATTGCAGCGGTAGCTGGGGCTCAGGCGCAATTTCCGGATCGGAATCTGTTGATAATTGATGCTGGTACTTGTGTTACGTATGATTTGCTGACCGACAAAGGTTGCTACTTGGGGGGCAACATCTCGCCCGGTTTACGTATGCGTTGGCAGGCGATGCACACTTTTACCGCTCGCCTACCGTTAGTATCGGTAGCATCGCCCGAAGCAAGTAAAAAGCTTGCTTTTATTGGTAAAACCACCGAAGAAGGTCTGAAAAGTGGAGGATTGGTAGGAATGGCTGCGGAAATTGATCAAATAATTCGGAGGTATGCCGACAAATTTGCAGCTTTGCAAGTCGTAGCCTGCGGAGGTGATATTAAATATCTTCAGCCGTGGCTCTTTTCGGATCACATCTATATTCCGGAACTAGTATTGATAGGATTAAACAGTATAGTACAATATGAGGGTTAG
- a CDS encoding hemolysin family protein: MDILIIVAICLLFSAFFSGIEIAFISADKLRIELAGQQGSLSGRILSYFTQHPTRFIGTTLVGNNLALVLYSFFIATFLEPLLVNHIPAAINNDVVVLLTQTVIATFVVLIVAEFTPKSVFLIDPNGLLSLLTLPFTLIYGLLYFPVWIIDKVSRWVIIHVLGFEYRNDKPVFGLTDLNNYVKNTLSEALREQQTDENAPKINAKIFTNALEFKTVKVRECLIPRTEVVAIDIEDDIEKLKEAFIESGHSKILVYQETIDNVIGYCHSLELFKKPTTVQQILTPIIIVPETIPANELMIQFITEHKSLALVVDEFGGTAGIVSMEDIIEEIFGEIQDEHDDEDWVELKIDEENYLISARHEIDYLNEKYEWNIPEGDYDTLGGHILSLTGEIPEKGDVVPADAYTFTIMSMSDNRIDNVKVTIPAKKASE; the protein is encoded by the coding sequence ATGGACATTCTGATTATCGTAGCCATTTGCCTTCTTTTCTCAGCCTTTTTCTCCGGTATTGAGATTGCTTTTATCTCGGCTGATAAACTTCGGATAGAGTTGGCGGGGCAGCAAGGTTCACTCTCCGGGCGCATCCTCTCTTACTTCACCCAGCACCCCACTCGTTTTATCGGCACTACCCTCGTTGGGAACAACCTGGCACTGGTGCTTTACTCATTCTTTATAGCCACATTTTTAGAGCCTCTATTGGTAAATCATATTCCGGCAGCCATTAATAATGATGTAGTGGTTCTGCTTACGCAAACAGTAATTGCCACCTTTGTGGTGCTAATCGTTGCTGAGTTTACCCCCAAGAGTGTCTTTCTGATTGATCCCAATGGACTTTTATCATTGCTAACACTACCGTTCACACTTATTTACGGGTTGCTCTACTTTCCGGTCTGGATTATTGATAAGGTATCCCGGTGGGTTATCATTCATGTGCTGGGCTTTGAGTATCGTAACGACAAACCGGTGTTCGGCCTAACCGATTTGAATAATTACGTAAAAAATACCCTAAGCGAAGCGCTGCGAGAACAGCAAACTGATGAAAACGCCCCCAAGATCAATGCTAAAATTTTCACTAACGCACTCGAGTTTAAAACTGTAAAAGTACGAGAGTGCTTAATTCCTCGCACAGAAGTAGTAGCAATTGATATTGAAGATGATATAGAGAAACTGAAAGAAGCATTTATTGAAAGTGGGCACTCTAAAATACTGGTTTACCAAGAAACCATCGACAACGTTATTGGCTACTGCCACTCCCTGGAGCTGTTTAAAAAGCCGACTACTGTTCAGCAAATTTTAACTCCTATTATTATTGTACCCGAAACAATTCCGGCCAATGAGCTAATGATTCAGTTCATTACGGAGCACAAGAGTCTGGCTCTGGTAGTAGATGAGTTTGGTGGTACCGCCGGTATTGTGAGTATGGAAGATATTATTGAAGAGATTTTCGGGGAGATTCAGGATGAGCACGACGATGAAGACTGGGTAGAACTTAAGATTGATGAGGAGAACTACCTGATTAGTGCCCGACACGAAATTGATTATCTTAATGAGAAATACGAATGGAATATTCCGGAAGGCGATTATGATACCCTCGGTGGCCATATTCTAAGTCTCACCGGCGAAATACCCGAAAAAGGAGATGTAGTTCCGGCTGATGCCTACACATTCACGATCATGTCTATGAGCGATAATCGCATCGACAACGTGAAAGTGACTATTCCAGCTAAAAAAGCCTCTGAGTAA
- the recF gene encoding DNA replication/repair protein RecF (All proteins in this family for which functions are known are DNA-binding proteins that assist the filamentation of RecA onto DNA for the initiation of recombination or recombinational repair.), with product MKLEKIHLLNYKNYEELSLDFSSQINCILGENGSGKTNLLDAIYYLSVTKSAFSSVETQNVRHGAPYFLVKGVFFREKQHYTVSCSWQRGQKKQVQNSRIHYEKLSEHIGHFPVVLISPDDTDLIRGASELRRRFFDGLLSQIDPDYLIDFMSYNHLLRQRNALLKQFAERNTYDSDLLDSYSDQLLDVGHRLYHKRADFLEIFIPHFSRHYNNLSGKKEEVGIRYTSHFAEADYRSAFYKAYRKDLVLQRSTRGVHRDDYDFRIDDFPTKRYGSQGQQKSFVIALKLAQFDVLRDKKQLKPILLLDDIFDKLDDFRIGKLTEMVVQQSFGQLFVTDARPERTRSIFGNIEGEKKYFVVQKGEVTETSVEGKEDQPNQQQNRQQNRQREPDNVAEE from the coding sequence ATGAAGCTGGAAAAAATCCATTTGCTCAACTATAAGAACTACGAAGAACTATCCCTGGATTTCTCGTCGCAGATTAACTGTATTCTAGGAGAAAATGGTAGTGGCAAGACTAATCTGCTAGATGCAATTTACTACCTATCGGTGACTAAAAGTGCATTTAGCAGCGTAGAAACGCAGAATGTCCGACACGGCGCACCTTATTTTCTCGTAAAAGGAGTATTCTTTCGGGAGAAGCAACACTACACAGTGAGCTGTAGTTGGCAACGCGGTCAGAAAAAGCAGGTTCAGAATAGTCGGATTCACTATGAGAAACTGAGCGAGCATATTGGCCACTTTCCGGTCGTGCTAATTTCACCGGATGATACTGATCTGATTCGGGGAGCGAGTGAGTTGCGCCGCCGTTTCTTCGATGGGCTTTTGTCGCAAATTGACCCTGATTATTTGATAGACTTCATGAGCTACAACCACCTGCTGCGACAACGTAATGCGCTGCTAAAACAGTTTGCCGAGCGTAATACCTACGATTCGGACTTGCTCGACTCCTACAGCGATCAGTTGCTGGATGTCGGGCATCGGTTGTACCACAAGCGAGCCGACTTTCTCGAAATATTTATTCCGCACTTTAGCCGTCACTACAATAATCTTTCAGGAAAGAAAGAAGAGGTAGGCATACGCTATACTTCTCACTTTGCCGAGGCAGACTACCGTTCCGCCTTTTACAAAGCCTACCGGAAAGATTTAGTGCTACAACGCTCTACTCGGGGCGTGCACCGCGACGATTATGATTTTCGGATTGATGACTTTCCGACCAAACGCTACGGCTCGCAGGGCCAGCAAAAATCCTTTGTAATTGCGTTGAAACTGGCTCAGTTTGATGTGCTACGCGACAAAAAGCAGCTTAAGCCTATTTTACTACTGGATGATATTTTTGATAAGCTAGACGATTTTCGGATTGGCAAACTTACCGAAATGGTAGTGCAACAGTCGTTTGGGCAACTATTCGTTACCGATGCCCGCCCCGAGCGCACCCGAAGCATTTTCGGAAATATTGAGGGGGAAAAGAAATATTTTGTAGTTCAGAAAGGTGAGGTCACTGAAACATCAGTGGAAGGCAAAGAAGATCAGCCAAACCAGCAGCAAAATAGGCAACAGAATCGGCAGCGAGAACCGGATAATGTAGCCGAAGAATGA
- the pdhA gene encoding pyruvate dehydrogenase (acetyl-transferring) E1 component subunit alpha: MAVSTKEKTNKKTKKTSNQREFSKETYMWWYETMYLMRRFEEKAGQQYGRQKIRGFCHLYIGQEACAAGSVSALRDTDSFITAYRDHAHPLALGTDPKKVMAELFAKQTGVSKGKGGSMHMFDKERNFYGGHGIVGGQIPLGAGIAFAEQYKGTDNVCATIMGDGAVRQGAFHETLNMAMTMKIPTIFMIENNGYAMGTSVERTSNVRDLYTLGEAYDMPSFPVDAMNVENVHIAVEEAAERARKGDGPTLLEFRTYRYKGHSISDPAKYRTKEELEEYKEQDPIIQCANAIIEKDYATEEDLKAIEKKVKEQVEESIKFADESPFPPAEEALQDVYMQEDYPFILD; the protein is encoded by the coding sequence ATGGCAGTTAGTACCAAAGAAAAGACTAATAAAAAAACTAAAAAAACTTCTAACCAACGGGAATTTTCTAAGGAGACTTATATGTGGTGGTACGAAACCATGTACCTGATGCGCCGCTTTGAAGAAAAGGCCGGGCAGCAGTACGGTCGTCAGAAGATTCGGGGTTTTTGCCATTTATACATTGGTCAGGAAGCCTGTGCGGCTGGTTCGGTTTCCGCTCTGCGCGATACCGATAGTTTTATTACTGCCTACCGCGACCATGCTCATCCGCTAGCGTTGGGTACTGACCCTAAGAAAGTGATGGCCGAGTTGTTTGCTAAGCAAACCGGAGTCTCTAAAGGTAAGGGTGGCTCTATGCACATGTTTGACAAAGAGCGTAACTTTTACGGCGGTCATGGCATTGTGGGCGGGCAGATTCCGCTCGGTGCCGGAATTGCTTTTGCCGAACAATACAAAGGTACCGATAACGTATGTGCTACAATTATGGGAGACGGAGCGGTGCGCCAGGGGGCTTTCCACGAAACGCTCAATATGGCCATGACCATGAAGATTCCCACTATCTTTATGATTGAGAATAACGGTTACGCTATGGGTACTTCGGTAGAGCGGACCAGTAACGTGCGGGATCTGTACACCTTAGGTGAGGCTTACGATATGCCTTCTTTTCCGGTAGATGCCATGAACGTAGAGAACGTACATATTGCGGTAGAAGAAGCGGCCGAACGTGCTCGTAAAGGCGATGGCCCTACCTTACTGGAGTTTCGCACCTACCGCTACAAAGGTCACTCTATCTCTGATCCGGCGAAGTATCGCACTAAAGAAGAGTTAGAAGAGTATAAGGAGCAAGATCCGATTATTCAGTGTGCCAATGCGATCATAGAGAAAGATTACGCTACGGAAGAAGACCTGAAAGCGATTGAAAAGAAAGTGAAAGAGCAGGTGGAAGAATCCATCAAATTTGCGGATGAATCGCCTTTCCCTCCGGCTGAAGAAGCACTGCAAGATGTCTACATGCAGGAAGATTACCCATTTATTTTGGACTAA
- the lptC gene encoding LPS export ABC transporter periplasmic protein LptC: MSKQYYILLFIIAGFIGACDDDSKTAEDFKEYEGPTMEATNTEILYSDSAQVRIKLQAQRQLQYGNGDMNFPEGIYIEFFDENGVKSTSIEANQGYYSQEENKYTATGEVVVKNLETGEKLETELLHWEKDKHSINTDRYVEIESDGELLMGEGLEAKEDFSSYEILKPTGVFSLE, encoded by the coding sequence ATGAGTAAGCAGTATTACATTTTATTGTTTATTATAGCCGGTTTTATTGGGGCATGTGACGACGATAGTAAAACCGCCGAAGACTTTAAAGAGTACGAAGGCCCCACTATGGAAGCGACCAACACCGAAATTCTATACAGTGATTCGGCTCAAGTGCGGATTAAACTCCAAGCCCAAAGACAACTGCAATACGGAAACGGCGATATGAACTTTCCCGAGGGTATTTATATTGAGTTTTTTGATGAAAACGGCGTGAAGAGCACTTCCATTGAGGCCAACCAGGGCTACTACAGCCAGGAAGAGAATAAATATACCGCCACGGGCGAGGTAGTGGTAAAAAACTTGGAGACGGGTGAGAAGTTAGAAACCGAACTACTGCACTGGGAAAAAGATAAACATAGCATTAATACGGATCGTTACGTAGAAATTGAGTCAGACGGTGAATTGCTGATGGGCGAAGGGCTAGAAGCTAAAGAAGATTTTTCTTCGTACGAAATTCTTAAACCCACCGGCGTATTTTCTTTAGAATAG
- a CDS encoding peptidylprolyl isomerase: MSLIGKIREKTALIVGAVAIGLTLFVVGGDLLSGSGGQILGGPDTTVGEIAGQEVSQDEYLQAINEQKANFALRAQRQPSEQEMTSIRQQAWSKLIAEKAFGEQFEKLGITVTERELIDMVQGNNIDPGIRQSFTDPNTGEFDRNQLLNYLQALPQLQPDQQISWQLYEQNLRDARERLKYDNLLIAGNYVTQEEAKRQYQAENKVAEVEYLYIPYYAVSDSVVDVTDVELQSYLDEHREEYEVEESRAIQFVRFPIVPSAIDTEDFAAELEELKLDFAEATNDSTFAVIQSDPVTGGAPYQSFNPSNLPATLANSASILAEGSVYGPFTQGEVYTLYKVDEVYEDSISYARASHILIKTDDSRTEAEARSEAQGLLNQLRNGADFAELARESSEDGSSAQGGDLGWFSEGRMVAPFEDAVFGQSETGLIRRLIKTEYGYHIITVTEAPTNQAYKIAVVERELYPSDQTRNEAFVAADLFASGIDGPDTFSSQAEQDSLDVRVAEDIEKNAQTITGLTGAREVVQWAFKDASLGDISKVFELEDAYVVAVLTGKTEEGSAKLANVRPEIEAKVKAKKKGEVIVEKLNGLSGSLQEIADAYGADANVYSSSDLKFSTNTLPNVGFAPEAIGKAFAMETGQVSEPITTENGVAIIKLEALTDAPEIADYATYKDQLQQQRGSRVAFNIAEAVEDAADIEDERYKFY; this comes from the coding sequence ATGTCATTGATTGGAAAGATTCGGGAAAAGACGGCACTCATTGTTGGTGCGGTAGCAATAGGCCTTACCTTGTTTGTAGTGGGTGGCGACCTGCTGAGCGGTTCGGGTGGTCAGATTCTCGGTGGTCCCGATACCACTGTGGGCGAAATTGCCGGACAAGAAGTTTCTCAGGACGAATATTTACAAGCCATTAACGAGCAAAAAGCAAATTTTGCCCTGCGTGCCCAACGCCAACCCTCTGAGCAGGAAATGACCTCAATTCGTCAGCAGGCTTGGAGTAAGCTTATTGCCGAAAAGGCGTTTGGTGAGCAGTTCGAAAAACTAGGCATTACCGTTACTGAGCGGGAGCTGATTGATATGGTGCAGGGTAACAATATTGATCCGGGTATTCGTCAATCATTTACTGATCCTAACACCGGAGAGTTTGATCGTAATCAGCTACTAAATTACCTTCAGGCGCTGCCTCAGCTACAGCCTGACCAACAAATATCGTGGCAACTTTACGAGCAGAACCTCCGCGATGCCCGCGAGCGATTGAAGTACGACAACTTGCTTATTGCCGGAAACTACGTAACCCAGGAGGAAGCTAAGCGTCAGTATCAGGCCGAAAATAAAGTAGCTGAAGTAGAATACTTGTATATCCCGTATTACGCAGTAAGCGATTCGGTAGTTGATGTGACCGATGTCGAATTACAAAGTTACTTAGATGAACACCGGGAAGAATACGAAGTGGAAGAAAGCAGGGCCATACAGTTTGTGCGTTTTCCTATTGTACCCTCAGCCATTGACACCGAAGATTTTGCGGCTGAGTTGGAAGAGTTGAAGCTTGATTTTGCGGAAGCAACCAATGATTCAACCTTTGCCGTAATTCAATCAGATCCGGTTACGGGAGGTGCCCCCTACCAGTCTTTCAATCCGAGTAACTTACCCGCCACTTTGGCTAATAGTGCCTCAATACTAGCCGAAGGAAGTGTGTACGGTCCGTTTACCCAAGGTGAGGTTTATACCCTTTACAAAGTAGATGAAGTGTACGAGGACAGCATTTCTTACGCTCGAGCTAGCCATATACTGATTAAAACCGATGATTCTCGTACTGAAGCCGAGGCTCGCAGTGAGGCGCAAGGTTTACTTAACCAGCTACGCAACGGAGCTGACTTTGCCGAGCTAGCTCGTGAATCTAGCGAAGACGGCTCTTCCGCTCAAGGTGGTGATTTGGGCTGGTTTTCAGAAGGTAGAATGGTAGCTCCCTTTGAGGATGCAGTATTCGGCCAAAGCGAGACGGGCTTGATTCGGCGATTAATCAAAACTGAGTACGGCTACCATATCATTACCGTTACTGAGGCTCCAACCAACCAAGCTTACAAAATAGCGGTAGTAGAGCGAGAATTGTATCCAAGTGACCAAACCCGCAATGAGGCTTTTGTCGCTGCCGATTTGTTCGCTAGCGGAATTGACGGTCCAGATACCTTCTCTAGCCAGGCTGAACAAGACTCTCTGGATGTTCGCGTGGCGGAGGATATTGAAAAGAATGCTCAAACCATTACCGGATTAACCGGGGCACGCGAGGTAGTGCAGTGGGCGTTTAAAGATGCCTCATTAGGAGATATTTCTAAGGTATTTGAACTGGAAGACGCGTACGTAGTGGCAGTGCTGACCGGAAAAACCGAAGAAGGTTCCGCTAAGTTAGCCAATGTTCGCCCCGAGATTGAAGCTAAGGTAAAAGCGAAGAAGAAGGGCGAAGTAATTGTAGAGAAACTTAACGGATTATCAGGCAGCTTACAGGAGATTGCGGATGCTTACGGAGCCGACGCTAACGTATACTCCAGCAGCGATCTGAAATTTAGTACCAACACCTTGCCCAACGTAGGCTTTGCTCCAGAAGCTATAGGAAAAGCGTTTGCTATGGAAACTGGCCAAGTGTCTGAGCCTATTACTACCGAAAACGGAGTGGCGATTATCAAGCTAGAAGCACTCACTGATGCCCCCGAAATAGCTGATTACGCTACGTATAAAGATCAGCTCCAGCAGCAACGTGGCTCGCGGGTAGCTTTCAATATTGCCGAAGCAGTAGAAGATGCGGCTGATATTGAAGATGAACGATATAAGTTTTATTAA
- a CDS encoding sodium:proton antiporter: protein MKRLVLSAIFSLLLCSVYTPSYSLDQHQEVPVQLVQHQEEEHPNQEAHHAEGEEHAEGHGEEHAAAPAWTVIPFALLLLMIATGPLFYEHFWHKNYPLLAVLLAAIVISYYIFILGNTGEPVHALFEYLQFIALLSSLFIASGGILIKIDRKATPIINSAILLIGSVISNLIGTTGASMLLIRPYIRLNQHRIRSYHIIFFIFMVSNVGGALTPIGDPPLFLGFLRGVPFFWTISHVVLEWVFALGVLVAVFFILDKRNVSEPNGDDEEQSHTGKISVIGKRNFVWLAVVIAAVFIDPNKIEWLPHINYHGTRFSFVRELIMFAVAFLSFRLAKKEAIKGNEFSFEPIREVAFIFIGIFGTMMPALELVGDFAKSDAGRDLITHNTLYWGTGILSGFLDNAPTYLNFLAAAMASVGASVNDSQDVLAFSQGEYADSIMNLMAISVAAVFFGAMSYIGNGPNFMVKSIAEQVGIRMPSFFGYIIRFSLPILLPILLLVWLIFFAFH, encoded by the coding sequence ATGAAGCGATTGGTGCTCAGTGCTATATTTTCATTACTACTTTGCTCGGTTTATACTCCCTCTTATTCCTTAGATCAGCACCAAGAAGTCCCGGTTCAGCTTGTTCAGCATCAGGAAGAAGAACATCCAAATCAGGAAGCCCACCACGCCGAGGGGGAAGAACATGCCGAGGGACACGGGGAAGAGCACGCGGCAGCTCCCGCTTGGACAGTCATTCCGTTTGCGCTGTTGCTGTTGATGATTGCCACTGGGCCGCTGTTCTACGAACATTTCTGGCATAAAAACTACCCTCTTTTGGCGGTGCTGCTGGCCGCAATTGTTATTTCTTACTACATTTTTATATTAGGAAACACCGGTGAACCCGTTCACGCCCTGTTTGAGTACCTACAATTTATTGCGCTACTCTCATCCCTATTCATTGCCTCCGGAGGTATTCTAATAAAAATTGATCGGAAAGCTACTCCCATTATTAACTCCGCCATCCTGTTGATTGGCTCGGTTATTTCTAACCTGATTGGCACTACCGGAGCATCCATGCTGCTAATTCGCCCGTATATTCGGCTTAATCAACACCGGATTCGGTCGTACCATATTATCTTCTTCATTTTTATGGTAAGTAACGTAGGTGGAGCCCTCACGCCTATTGGCGATCCCCCTTTGTTCTTGGGTTTTTTACGAGGGGTTCCTTTTTTCTGGACAATCTCGCACGTGGTTCTCGAGTGGGTCTTTGCCTTAGGGGTGCTAGTGGCTGTGTTTTTTATTCTGGACAAGCGGAATGTTTCAGAGCCAAATGGTGACGATGAGGAACAATCGCATACGGGGAAAATTAGTGTGATTGGCAAGCGAAATTTTGTGTGGTTGGCCGTGGTTATTGCGGCGGTATTCATCGACCCTAATAAAATTGAGTGGTTGCCCCACATCAATTACCACGGCACCCGTTTCTCCTTTGTGCGGGAGCTAATTATGTTTGCGGTGGCATTTTTATCCTTCCGCCTGGCTAAGAAAGAGGCGATAAAAGGGAATGAGTTTAGCTTTGAGCCTATCCGGGAGGTCGCCTTTATTTTTATCGGCATTTTTGGTACCATGATGCCTGCCTTAGAACTAGTAGGGGACTTTGCTAAATCGGATGCAGGCCGGGATTTGATTACGCACAATACGTTGTACTGGGGTACCGGAATTCTATCAGGTTTTCTGGACAATGCCCCCACATACCTGAATTTCTTAGCAGCAGCAATGGCCTCGGTAGGGGCTAGCGTGAATGATTCGCAAGATGTGCTGGCTTTCTCTCAGGGAGAGTACGCTGATAGTATTATGAACCTGATGGCAATTTCGGTAGCAGCCGTATTTTTTGGTGCCATGAGCTACATTGGTAATGGACCTAACTTTATGGTAAAATCTATTGCTGAGCAAGTCGGTATTCGGATGCCCTCATTCTTCGGCTACATTATCCGGTTCTCGCTGCCGATTCTGTTGCCTATTTTGCTGCTGGTTTGGCTGATCTTCTTTGCCTTCCACTGA